The following nucleotide sequence is from Labeo rohita strain BAU-BD-2019 chromosome 3, IGBB_LRoh.1.0, whole genome shotgun sequence.
GACTTGGTAAGCAGGAAATGGTGCAATATTAGCCaaaagatattagcctaatatttcacctacctgaccagaaatgataagagCAAACATGAACGTtatcaagattcttgccctggaaatcctggttcagtttggtcaaccacaaaagccttttgttcctcagatggttttttgcactcttctccttgatttgttataactgtTGGCAGTCTATAttacttcaaatgtttttttccggtCTGACTGACTAGTAGaggccaaaacatgacaataattcacaattttCAGTAGcaaaaaaatcagcaaaatattcACATTTCGTTCTGTTaaatggcattgtttacgtttagtgccgccaatatggccgactgatgacgtatcgtgaaaacactctagtAATGTAGTCAAAGGCCTCTTCGGGGTACAAATGATTCATACGTAAAgctaaaaacacacactgaaaaacagtgaacaaaaaaaaaaagtttattataaaaatacattgtttaattgcATTCTAGCAAATCATAATTCAAAACTTTCCCAcagatttcatttcaaattcaaaCAAATGTTGGTGTGTGCTCAGAATGACAGAGAAAAGGCTCTGTAACTGAAGTTAGTGAACACATCAATTTGGTGACTGCTGCCCCCTACTGTCATAACCTGAAAGATAAATATTGGGTAAAGGTTACAATCACTAGTCTTTACTTTCCACACACATAGACAATGAAGagatattttattctgttaaaaatctgttaaaacaTGTACATCTGGCAAGGCCAAAAACAGGTGCACCTACCCTATGTTCAGTGTTTTTGAGATTGAGAGCCAATGTGTTGAGTGAAGACTGAGTGCAGGGAATCTGAGCTTTCACAGTCCCTCCATGTAAACAGTGGGACACAAATGGACCCTCACCTACTGACATGATCTAAGCACAAGCACAACATAATATGTTATAAcaaaagaaatgtatataaatatatataaaaacggtgctttttctgttttcttatcACATTAAATTGACAGCTAGTCCTTCTCACCAGGTCCTGGTAAAAGACAGCTTCCCTTTGGCAGCCAGGCAAAGGAAAGACAGAGGTGGGGGACATGGAGCGGAGGTGCCATAAAGAGAGCGATGGGCCTCCACCACAGAGCTAGGGAGGAAATAGataacattttataacaataGGGGCATTTTGCCATTTCATCTTAACATATATAGAGGGGCATTCCAGATGAGCAGTACACCATTACAAGCATGCAGATAGTAACCGAGGTATTTAAAAACAAGCATGTCAATACATATGCAAAAAATGCTGTGAAATCAGACACGagttaaacaagaacaaatagaCAATAGCTTCACTGTCCCTGCCAACCAATCACAAGTCCATCTTACCATCCAATCAGAGTCTGTGGCAAGACAGCTAATCCATTTCCCAAACTGGGGGCGTGCGCATTCCTGACCCGCCGTTCCAGAACAAGTATGAAAGCAAGAGAGTGggatttcagtgtttttttctttgaggCATGAATGCATTGTTTTAGCTTATTTGTTAGTTCTTTATCATAAGCAGAGGACTGTTTTACCTCATATTTGAAAACTTCAATACAGTGAACTGGGCGATTTGTCCGTGAGTCTGGTGGAGAAAGTATATAGAAAGTATACATTAcataatgttttacatttcttggtttcattttcattttcaaacacaATTCGTTGTGATTCACTGACCCCATATCCTCACAGCACCATCCTCCCCACCAGAGAGGATCTCATCTTCCCTTTCTTTAAAGCACAGGCAGTGAATGTAGTCAGTGTGGCCCTTCAGTACAGACTGCAGAAAACACAACATGAAGGAGAGAAATATTATGATTTtcatatcatgaaaatcagactttttccatgtttgagtgctataatcgggtccccagtgcatctactaacccagaaaatgtgaaaaaggacaactcAGTAAcattgttttggtaagcctttttctgcaagcaaGTGAAAAAATGAGCCACTCAGATTTCACTCCCCTAGTGACAcagaaaggggatcttattataaaaTTACCTCCCCTTAACCTACATGTTTGCATCCACATCGCCGTCATTTTGTTTTGCCAAGCGACAACGGTGTAACAGTTCTAACGCTatggcaaaagtttgagcacagcatgctaactgttttgtcattggctgcacagacgagcacagaacactatttagagtcccaacctcagaggagacaagagagcagtggatttattgatttacttactgtatattacgctgctgccacacaaatctaatataaacgtgatttctttcccagctgtttaccttcacagacataaccaactgtttttgtaactcctgtctgtttttaacacaaacttgtgtgtatttgatagtttaagcgcaataagacatgaaagagaacttggTTTAGTACTCAAATGCTGTGTGACAGCCGTTTTCTGCGCATAATATggttaaaacacatgatttcacaCACAACGTATGATTTCACGCTCAATATATACTATacacaaaaccaaacagatgttttttagcacAGTATCTGAGCTacgaacagggttgccaggttttcacaacaaaaccgcCCAACTGATACACAAAACttgcccaaaagtagcccaatcctgggggtaaaatacacattttttggcagggatcccctggtaaaattagcattccaggggctaaatattatgttatttggGGTCACTTGGCAGCACTGGCTACAAGCTGTAAAGTCACAGCTCTATTTTGGAAAAGgaggcggggagcagcagctcatttgcatttaaatagcCATGCACAAATCAGCATGTTTTTGATTCCACTCAAAACAGGCATTTTCAAAAAGAtacaataaatgatctgtggggctTTTTGATCTGAAacatcacagacacattctgaaGATACGTgagatttatattacatattgtaaaaagtggCAAAATAGGTCTCATTTAAGGGGATCCTAcagtgttttaaattatttatttaaaaagcttaaCATGCAGACCACTAGGGGGccaagacattaaaaaatgtcttgtgttagtttacctaaaatatttgtttggcaaactctgtttttattttactgaatgtACAGAGCTATAAAGTAATccttcaaaataataaacaaatatttctaatttcaaaaaaaaaaagtctgattgtGAATCTgcagtaacaaattatttgagaacatctcaaataatttaaacagtttgacttagatatttattttattttattttatttccttttctttGGACAACAAGCACCCTTGCTATTATTTAAGCAGAAGTGCAAGTTGTAGTTGGGGATCCTTGGAAATATTGAGTTAAAAAGGTGTAGTCTAACTGACCTTAAAGATACCGGTCTCCATGTCCATGATGTGAATGTTATTGTCACCTCCTCCAACTATCAAGCTGTTgtcctgaaaaaagaaaaaaaaaaaaaaaaaaaaaaaaaaaaaaaaagccattaaattgatcaactTTGAGATACTTAGACAAATACATAAAACTTTACagaaatgaaattatataaatgaatggACCATTTACTATAGGTAACTACATAATGAAAAGCATGTATTAGGAATAACCAACACAAATAGGTAAAGTACAAACCTTTGGGTTTATGATCATTGCATTGATCTCTGGTATTTCAAGACTAGTCCTGTATGGAACAAGACATTTGAAATCACACTTGGGTAGTTCCCATAATAACGAAAGTCATAAAACCAAATGATCTATCACTATCTTGTGTGTATGCAAAATATgtaaatcagaatcagaacgATAATCAGTCACTCACTCATAACTGGGTTTCCTTGTCCATGCAGCTTTGTTGCTCTGTGGaaacaaaatatatgtttttacacTATCTACAAAGCACAACTATGAAAAGCAATATACATTTTCACCAAtccaaaatacacaaacatatatcGAACATCTGACTCTTACTTTTTTGatgagctctgcccagctccaGGCACTGATCTCTCCATTCCCAGCACTCAGGAGATGAGTGTCAGTGGAGAGAAGAGAAAACACTGGACCATCATGAGctgaaacaattaaaaagcCCTTTCACTTGTCATTGTTGCAATACTGGATACTGTAATGTTTATAAACTGGATAATCTAGGACACACatagtaaatgtaaatgatctGTCTAACCAGTAAAGTTAAGGATGGGCTTCTGGCTGCCCTCTGATGCATCTGGACTCAGTGCAGCTGAAAGACTGTAAGAAGGAGACAAGTAAgcacacacagcacacactaTACAGAAGACGTTTATACACGTACGTCCACGAACATTAGGAGGCCTATTAGTTAACACTACCTAAACTGCTATTACAATTAATAGCTTAACTAAACTGATCTCTTACCTGAACACTGCTATCTCTCCATAGTTGTTACCCGCTGCAAGAAAACGACCGCAGGGAGAGAAACTCTGAGAGAACACGGACATGTGAAGGAGCTGGAGAGAGATAAACGTGTCACGAAATGACTGACAATAATTCATAAATTTCTACGtgcataaatataattattgacatataaaaatgtatatgagCCATTTGTGAAAACCGCTAAAAACGAATGATTACACCGCAGGCTGAACGATGTTTTCGATAGTTTCAGTGATGAAAAAATGCGTGTTTACTGATAAACTGAATAATATCCTGATTGTATTATTTACCTCAACTGGACCCATGTTCCTGGAGTTTATTAAACTAATAATGTAACTTATAAAATCCCTAGTCAATTCCCATACAAAGCCTTCGCGTTACTAGTGCTGCTCTTTCAAACAGCGTCGCGTAAATATGACGTAATATACAATCTGCCTCCGAGTCCACAGACTGGCCCAAACAGTAACCGTGGTAACTAGTTTCAGCCACATTACCTTTACCTTAGctattaccagtgttggggagtaactagttacatgtaacggatttacgtaatttaattacaaaataaatgtaactaatcTGTTACAATTAAATTAGTTACATTAAAGTATTAACGATTACAAAAGGGGGTTACAAGAGAATATTTTCACACCATACAGATTTAATAGATTTCTTTTCAAAATTGCATAGACGTATGAGTATGAGACACcattttttttagcagtttaGAACACAGAATAGGATACAtgtttatttgataactgttttatttcctgtttaGCTTTGTGTGTAtgctttatttcttttaattaaccttttttcaaggcattgttagatgcaagtgtttcctgtcatagctatgcaaaaaattgatttaaaaaacagtatcacagctattaaactatcctccggtttcacagacagggcttaagcctagtcctagactaaaatgtaagtctgagctgtttcagctgaaagaaacttgcactgattgatcttaaattatatcagtgcctttgttttgtctcaagatgcacaccagtaatgttttttttctaagcacATTTATAagaattacttaaatgtcctaattgaactatggcctagtcctggcttagtctaagccctgtctgtgaaaccaggcccatatctttttaattttaaatcagtattttacCTCAGAACGATCTCAAAGTATaaagaggtgctaaagtctgattatgtagtggctgtgctttaaatttttaattattataatcttaattaaaataatgaaggattttgaaagtctgacagtaatcattGTTGtgtactactgtaaggttaaccctgcttggtttaaatgtttgaaaatgattaacagtttagaaaatttcatggaaaaatagaaattgaaaaagttaagaaaattagaaaagtaatcaaatgtaatcaggtACATTACAtcaataaagtaatttaaaatagtaacactacttaatacattttaaattgggtaacttgtaatctgtaacctgttAAATTTCCAAAGTAaacttcccaacactggttattACAAGTGTTACGACTGTAAACTATACATGAATGTagcaaaaatatcctaatattCTTTCAAATTAAACCTTTTTGATGACTCATATGGTTAATGTCACATTATCACAATTGTATTAGGTTTCTATAGTATTTGGGGGGGGAAACTGCACCATGGCATATTTATGTAGAAGCATATAAGCTTTAATTAAAGCAAGTAAAgtaattatttcaatattaaaCATCTCTCCAGTCCCTGTTTAATATAACGCCTGGACTATAGGCTATAGGCAACTCTAATTGTGCCACTGTTTGGCTGTTTTGCACCATCACCATCTCTTTTCCTCTTCAATTTAAAAATTCCACTTCACTTTTAAAGAATATAGCAACCTCTGTGTGAATATACGGTTTATAATGTCCTGTGTATTTGCATTAGCTTCTCCTTCAGCACCACAAACTAAATGCTCAGACAAGAAGATTCTACTgccattttattattcataattctTTTCtccacaaataaacaaaaaggaaCAGACTCCGTCCACATACGCAGGAACAGAATATAGTCCATTCTGATCACCAAATTACAGACATTCATCTACATTCAGAACAATGTAGCAGACAGAAAACCACTGGACACGTGTGATTctgtttatgtgtgtatgtgtgaatacAAATATCGTCCAGCATCTGTTGGCACAGAGCAATAGTTGTTGAGAGCTTCAGTGTCTCAGCTGGCCTCTCCTTAAACATTAATTACAccataataaaagtaaaaataaatcctCCCTTTTGGGACGAGTTACAAAGAACCAGGTTTTGAGAGACCGTCCTCTACTAACGGTGAAAATCTCACCATTACAACTAGTCACATTTCTAGTCTCATCCAAGTGATACTGAGATGATTCAGTCCAGTGAGGGTCAGATAAGAGagtccaaaaaacaaaaaagtttcacTTATTTCCTCCGTCGACTGTCTGGAGATCTGCTTCTCGACTTCCTGTTTGCACCGCTgatggaaaacaaattaagattaaTGCTAGCAAAAACAGCGGGtagaaaattacagtaaaaatatgcaGATCTGTTCAGTACTGACCGTCGAGAGGGTGGAGAATGTGTGGGTCTTCGTTGCCTCGCTGGAGGGGAGTAACTGAGTGACCTGGAGTCTCTCAGCGAGTCTGCTGGCACTCTCTTAGGCCGTGGTGGACTGCAGAGTTCAAAGGAAATGATTGAGACAATGCGATTCAAATGTTGCAATTCATGTTAATTCATCTAACGTGACttatttgtgaaataaaaacactgaagtgTGGGCAAAATATTCTACCTTTTAGTCTTCTCTTCTTGTTCACTTTCTGACGAGGATGACGACGACGAAGAAGCTCTGCTTTTTGCCATCTTGCCAGCATCTCTATTTGCACTTGGTTTAACACCcctgaaaacacaaacactgaaatGAAGGCCGTATTTATGGATCTATGAAACTGAGTTCAAACTGAACTGTCACTTACACTTTTGCTTTCTCTGCCTCAGAGTCTGAGCTGTCTGATGAGGACGATGATGAGGATGAAGATGAGGACGAGGATGAGGACGAGGATGAGGAAGATGAAGAAGAACTCAAGCTGCTTCTCTTCTGCTGTTGGCCAGAGCTCTCCTTTTCTGGTTTCCCGTTGACGGCAGTCTTTGATGGTTCGTGGTGCCGCTCGTGGACAGATGATGGGGACTGGCCTCTTAATCGCTCAGCAGGTGGATCCCTGCTTTGTGACTGGTTGGTCATTGGTGATCTAAAATGAATAGGACGTTCACGGGAGAGAGAGCGATGGTGCGACTGGTTGGGAGGGAGACGGGTGTCTTTAGGAGGTGAGGGAGACGGATGTTTCGAGTTCCTTTCTGGTTGCTTATTTTTTGTCTGTTCATCAGTTTCCCTCGATTGGTCTTTATTTGCATCTGTAGGCTTCACAGTCTTCATCTGTCTTTGAGGAGAGGGCGAGGCTGAAGAGGACGAACTGGAGGAagaggatgatgatgaagagCGCCGTGGAGGAGTGGGATCTTTGGGTGGCGCCCTCGTTCTTTGTTCTCGCTCTCGCTCTCGCTCTCGTTCTCGCTCTCGTTCTCTCTCCTTCTCCTGTTCACGctgtctctctcgctctcgatttctcttcctctcctgctctctctccctttctctttctctcgaTAGTGAACGACTTCTGCGCCGGCGTAGAGGAGAGGGTGAACGACGAGGCCTAGATGTAGAGAGAGAAAATCTTTGTAATAATAACTGCAATTacatcattttattataaactTTCATCATTTCAGGAAACCACTAGCtagtttctttttaaagaaattaatacttttgtccAGCAAAAGTGggaataaagacatttatgatgttacaaacgATTTCTATTAAGTAAACACTGTTCATCTGAATTTtcaaattaatcaaagaaataaattaacatgatttctacaaaaatattaaagggatccaaaaattaaaattgtcattaattactcaccctcaagtcgcTCCAAACATGtaaaaccttcattcatcttcagaacacaaattaagatatttttgatgaaatctgagagctttctgaccctgcatagacagcaaaactattggcacgttcaaggcccagaaaggaagtaaggacatcgataaaatgtGACCTGTGCTGGTAAAATGAGTCAGAATGTGCATGGTCCAATTTTGAACTACAGGCAAAAGAAgtgaaaaatatcagtcttGATCGAATTTGAGGTTCATTAAGCCCTCTTCTAGTGATCCCAATGCTCGAAATGGTAGATAAACAACTGAAatgatcttttctttttttttttttctttgagagTACCACCTTTTTCTCTGCTCTCTTCTGGATGACTGCTGCTGCTTCTCACAAGCTGTAGGTCTACTGTTGCAAAACGCAGCATTCCAGCTTTGTGAATATTCATAGCAAAttctcaaaatataattttcaaacCCAtgctaatgaaaacaaaacgATCGCACTGACTGACATTTGCAAAGTGCATGCATAAGACGTGCCTCTCAGAGAACACACAGTTGCCCTATAAAACCACATAATTGCAAAATATGTCTTGGCGAGATTCACACAAACATAATCTGTTTTGTCTTACATGAATGTTTAGTTAACAGTTGGAGAAAAATCTTATGTGTAACATTATATTAGACCCATGCATTACAGTATTAGGTCTTAATATAGATCTGTCTCAATGTTAATCAAGTATTAATAGAAAAGATGGAATCACTTGCTACTCTTGATTAAACTACTGTTTATTTGGatctttgttcttatttttaataacaaagataaaataaaaatagctataTTGTGATTGATAATAtagcaattattattaaataatgaattggAGGAAAATATGCAACGTTGCTTGGTGATCTTGCTTTGAAAACTTGATTGTTCTCAAAATAAACTCTATATATAAAAGACTATATCGCCTTCAAA
It contains:
- the thoc6 gene encoding THO complex subunit 6 homolog — encoded protein: MGPVELLHMSVFSQSFSPCGRFLAAGNNYGEIAVFSLSAALSPDASEGSQKPILNFTAHDGPVFSLLSTDTHLLSAGNGEISAWSWAELIKKSNKAAWTRKPSYETSLEIPEINAMIINPKDNSLIVGGGDNNIHIMDMETGIFKSVLKGHTDYIHCLCFKEREDEILSGGEDGAVRIWDSRTNRPVHCIEVFKYEECARPQFGKWISCLATDSDWMLCGGGPSLSLWHLRSMSPTSVFPLPGCQREAVFYQDLIMSVGEGPFVSHCLHGGTVKAQIPCTQSSLNTLALNLKNTEHRVMTVGGSSHQIDVFTNFSYRAFSLSF